The nucleotide window CCTCCGCAGGCTAACCTTCCTCGATGACACTTTGCAAGGAATTATCAAACGTTTTGAGGACGAATACCCGGATACTCGCGAGGATCCTGCATTGCAAAAGCGCCCCCGTGCAGGTACGAAGGGCAGCGAAGAGTTGCCGACCACATTGCCGCTCGAGGATTCTGCGTTGGCTCTATCGGACAACGAGGACGAAGGCGAAATTACCGGAGGCAAGCCGCTGTCGAGGTCCAACTCTATGGCCAAGATATtggttgaggaagaaggccGAATCCTCCGTGCTGGTCATCGCTTTCGCGCTGGTCTCATTAAGGAGGAGCAGATTGACCTCCTCAGTACAATCGATGATATCGGATCGGATCCTAAACACGTCAGGATGCTTGTTGAACTGGCTGAGGATCTCGGTGGAGAAATCTGGGAATtagtcaaggagaagggtcCTGTGAGGGCATTCAAGGAGGATCGAGATATTGCTTTCAAGTGCATGGAGGCGAGCGATCCAGAGCACTGGGCTCGATTCGCTGAGGCGCAGTACAAGTCTCGCGCGAACATTAGCATTCCATCAGCAGCGAAGCAGGGAGAGGCAGTCGACGAGAGCGCGGTTGCCGATTGAAGTAGTGGGCTGCAAGAAAGATACCGAGATGATGCCTGTATAAACCTCTGCTAGGAGAAGATCGATTCATGACGGGGTAACCATGGCCTGTGCATCATCACGAGTAAAGAGAAGGATGTGGATTGAAATGACATGTTATGCGCATAGAAGTCAGGGCGCTCGTGAACGACTGACTTTTCCTTTTCATTCTATTTTGCTTTGAGCGGGGAGTTATGAATAGGTTCTCTTTCAAGAGAGAAGTGGCTATACTATACTATCAATGCGCGAACGGGATCACAAATACGTGCATAGTCTTGGGAACTGGGTGAATAATACAGCGTCGCGAACTGAAGTCGATCTTTGTTAAGGGGCGTTGGAGAGTGTGATACTACTTCGTATTATATGTAATGAGGTTTCCATCGAGAATTACAAACCCTGGATTTGTTCTGGGGATCAATGTTTAACTTGATCCTCAGTGGATATTCACCATGTAACCTTGAGTAAGTACCTTAGATAGTGCATGATGTGCATCTCTATACCTATAGGCGATGCGGCGTGGCCGGGATGAGCACGGGGGTGAGGGAAGCAAGCCACATTTGTTGATCTTAGCTCTTCAATTAATCAATAAATTCTTTTGACGCCAGAGACGACGGGAAGAAAGGCAAGAAGTTCTAGTTCACCGGCTGTTTCGTTTTGGTCAAAACCGTGAGATTCGGTTGGTCCGCGACTTGGAGTCCTTAATTCGGCCTGCAACGTAAGCTATTCTGCTTTGGGGAACATGAAACGCGAACCATGCCTTATGGGGCAACAGGGGTAGGACAACCTCTTGCATCTCCAACGTCTCGAGCTTCAGCTTTCAATTAATATTGTACTCTTCTCAACTTCTGTGCGcgtttctttctttttagTCGTTTCACCGCATGCGATTCGAGCCATTCTATTTGTACACAAGTCTCTCGAGTCCGCTTTTATTCCCGTCTTGAATGCACAGCCTCATGTCGAGGCTTCTTTCAGGGTCTTATCTGACAggaggggggggggggaggaatcatgatgatgatgcgcTCACTGATCAGGCCGTGATGATGCTAAATCCAGAAACTTCGCATTAGGTCTAGACTGCATTGAAGTCTAAATAATGCGGTTGAAGGAGCAGTTGTGCAGTCATCGCCTTCGTCATTGGGCTGTGAGATCTGCGTTTCGTCTGTCTTAATGCAGGAGTTATATGTGCAACATGGTTGCTGAGCTGGCAATGCGAGGACAACAAACCACAGATTCGATCGCTTCTTTGCTACCCAGACATAAAGAACTCTCAACCGTTCTCTCCTTGTTGCTATCATTATCGTTCGTCCGTGTTGAAGTAACGAAACGACCCAGCATATCAATGTGTGGGTTGATGCTCATTCCATTTTCCGGGCTCCTGACCGTGGCAATCATAGCTGATGTCGAAACAGAAGCACGACCCTCATCTGCGGGTTACCCGTTGGCATCAGGCTGGGTTGATTGGCTTCCACCCGTCCATCTAATTCATGCAAATGCTTGCAAGGCCCATGCTAGGGTCCCATGCGGGATCCTTGTACAGCCTAGGATCCCTCGACCACTTCTCTGGTTACGAGATCTTGAGCGTGTCTCTCGTCTCTTTTGGTCCAACGACTTCCTGGTCTTCTCTCccctcttctttctcttctattCTACGGACCTTCTTTTCATTCGTTATGGTCTGTCGACTGTTGGTTATTCGTTCGTTTCTTACACTCATTTACCCTTCTGTTTAGTCTGTCGTTTCCTTGCTATATTTGCTATCCTTGAGGCGAGCTGCGCTCATCATCGTAGTCTTTCCACCCTTTTTGACCATACAGCATCATTTTCACCTCAGATGCCACCCAGTGATCAACGCACCTTCACACTTTGACTGTTGACCAACGAGTGTCGTACATGATCGATCTCCCTTGGCTTACATCTTCGAATCGACTTCGCCACATTGTGTGACAGCCTCTGAACAAATCAAACCTCAAACTCCGTCATCTCATAAACCAAATCACATATACGATGGAGGGGCCTCCTTCTACCCGGTCATTTAGACCATGGGTGTGGGAGAAGCCTGGCTCAGTCATGAACTTTGAAAACTTCGAAAGGTAACCAAACAACAGAAGTCATGTCTGACTACGGCATCCAACTAATCCGAGATAGTATCTCAGAAGAGCCTGGCTCCGCGACGACTACACGACCCCCGACTAGTCGGACTCGAGGCTTCACCACTTCCTCAGGGCGGCAGACCGTCAGATGGCCCTTTCACAGCTTCAGCAACTCACGATCTTCCATTCCCAATTACCCTCGCAGACCGTCCAACTCTCGGTCTATCCCGCACAGTTCGGGCTCTTTTCCTCGCCGTGCTGCCGGCAGCATAAGTCGTTCTGTCTCTAGCGTTCTTGGAAGCGACATCATCCCTGACTATGTAGTCAACTTCATGCGCGGCGAGACGCCGGAGACTCTCGCTCGAAGGCACCGCATTCCAGATAGTCCCGAGCCCGGACAGTTTCAACGCCCACAGGAATCTCAACTCGACTTTATTCATTCAGCTTCCAGTACACCCGACAACTCGAGGCCGGGTACTCCGAGGGCTGAACGGGAGAAGATGCTTGTGGAGGAACGACCGCAGCCTACCAGATCTCTTATGACAGGATGGAGAGCTGGTGTTGCAGCCAACATGTTCCTGACTTTCCTGATTCTTGTGGCTTCTGTGGCTTGTCTCGCCCTCGCCTCGGCCCAGGGACATATGTCAACATGGGAATCGTTGTTAATGGAGGGTAGTTCGACTACAGTTGAAGGTATTGCTAGAGGGATCTTGGCAGCCGTGAATGTGTTTGCCATCATTCTCATCGCTGGAGCCAACTACGTCGTTCAAATCCTCAACAGCCCGACTCGTGCTGAGGTAGACAACGCCCACTCAGCCTTTAAGTGGCTCGACATCGGTATCCCTTCTCTACGAAACATGTCACTCATCTCTTCGACCAGGGCAACGCTGTCAGGTATCATGATGACGTTTGCCCTCCTCTCCCAAGTAATGTATGCATCCCAGAATCTGACGACATGTATTGTCACTGACAAATTGAAGATATAATTCCATAATTATTACTACCGAACACGCCGAGAAATCTACATCATCGCTTAATGTTAACGGACCTCTTCTCGCCGCTATTACGCTAATCAATGTTGTTCTCATACTCACTTATGCCATCGCTGTCGCATTAGCACTCACCAGACAAGTATTCAGCCCACTCGTCACGCTTGGTGATGCTCTGAGCTCGTTCCTCGCCGATCCCGATGTCAGCACTGAGGATTCAtgcctcatcaccaaggaagagatcaagaaggGATTATGGGGAGACCGAGAGGGCAAGTACTGGTATGCCAAGACAAGCCGCTGGTTTAATGTTCCCTCATTCAACCGATGGGCTATTTGGTTCATGACATGGATCATGCCTGTGGGGTTGGCAGCTGCGGCCCTGGCACTGGGGGCTGTGAAGGAACCCAAGGAGGCCTTCACTGGGTTTGGCAAGGCGGCAGTGGTATATGAGCTTCCCACGGGAACGTCAAGGTCTGGTCTGGCCGTTGTGGCTGCGTTGCCCCAGCTCCTTTTGGGTCTGCTGTACCTTTCCAGTAACGCGCTGCTCACCTTGCTCTACCTGTCTCACGAGCTCTCGCAGTTTACATCGGACCTGCTTCCTTTGCGCGTGTCTTCAGGACAGCCACTCGGTTCACAGACGACCTCACTATATCTCACCTTGCCTCGGCCCGTATCCTGGATactcttctttcttgttaCCGCAATGGCTTTTCTCCTCAGTCAGGGCATTCTTCTCGTGTCTGTGGACGGCAGTAAGGGAACCACAACGGGAATTGGCTTCAGCCCCCTACCGCTACTTATCCTCCTCGCTCTACTTGTGCTACTCGGTCTCGGCATTGCTGGTCTAGCACTCCGGCAGGTGGATCCCCGTGGTTCCGTTGAAGGCGGAGAACCGGCCGGTAACCCACTTGCTTTAGTGGGTGGAACGTGTTCGGCGGTTCTGAGCGGACGATGTCACCGAGTACCGCGAGAGGGCGGCGTTGAAACACTCGAGGTTCGTTGGGGCGTGGTGCGAGAAGGTGTAGGGATGAACGCAGGACATGCGACCTTCTCTGGGAGACCAGTGGGGGACATCATGGTTGGTAGAGCTTACTCCTGAGGAGATGAATTTATACTAGCCGACTGGTTGTTTCGGGGAACACTTGCATTCTTTATAGCGGGTCTGATTATTCTTGGGATGCTGACGGTGTCCTGTGATAAGAGCGCGGTTCATAATGTAGGCACGGATGATATACCTGGCGTCTATTGGGAAAGGGTTTCATGTGAAAAGTTTGAATAGTTGAAGAGTCGAATTTCTGTGGGTAATTTTTGCGCAAGGCTGAGGTAAAACTGCTATGAAGTTGAATACACCAGTTCGACGTGCTCCCATGTGTATTATGGTATTTCAGCCAGTAGAAACGGTCGACTGGggtgagaatgagaagatAATGCCCAACAAAAGAGGTCAGGTCACACTTGTTGGTCCAGATATCTTATGTTATGAAACGAGTTGCTGGATATGAGTGGATAGAATCAGAGTTGGGACATATGATCGGCAACTAAGATAATCAAAAATGGGTCATGGGCTCACGGTCGAGGTCAAGAACGAACATGAGACGGATCACTCAGAAGagtcaaagtcaaaatgAGGAATAAACAAGGCGAATGGTGTCAGCAACAGATGATTCGGACCCTCCCCCACGTTATACACCTCTGTCAATAGTTGATGGTTGGGTTTTTAGAAACAAAGAATTATCGTAGTGACAAGACAAGGGGGGAATGAGTCAGCAAAGAAACAGATTCTTTAAATCCATCTTTCCCTGAATCTAGGTAGAAAGGAACCCCTTGTTCTCGACCTTGTTGGGTAAATGAAGTAGAAGGTCTAGAAGCTGACTTGGAAGACACAGACTTTGGTTGGTCAGACAGGGGTAATCTCTTTAAGCCACAAGTGGCCAACTAAAATTCAGCCCCATTCATCCCCAGAACCAAGCCAAGGTCATACGATTCACTGCCACATCAGCCCAAAAGTCGGGCGTTTCTGACAATTAGCGAGGTCATGATTGGTCGGTTGTCTCTTTCCCTTCCCGTTCGGGATCTCCTGCCTGCCCAGTCTTCGGTTCGGAAGCAGTTCACTGTTTACCTTGAGTGGCAGGTGCGGGTACTGCACTTTCCCtttggttgatgaagatgaccCCACAAGGATACAAGCGGAAGAGTTGGAGCATGGCAGGTAGGTCAGGTCCACTCCAGGTACCGACGTGTTGGCTTAAGGAAGGGGCACCTGGGCACCTCATTTGAGGCAACCTGCTAAGGTAAGTACTTAAGCACAAGGTCTGCACTTCTCAGTCTGTCGACCTGTTTTCTTTGACTCTGACTTTACACATAATTCGATATACATACTACCGTACTCATACAATATTCGTCCATATAACTCAACTCTCCTGGGCTTTCTCCTTACGAACAACTCTTCGACCTCGACTACTACTTACACTCTACGACCACAACCATTATCATAATTAGTCTTCGCTTTCAGCCTTAACACCCCAAACATGACTTACACAATGACCGCCCACCTCTGCAAGCAGATCTACGCTTCCTGGCGTCAGACTCGACAACCTTCTCCCGACCTGGCTCCCCCAACACAGACTCCTTCGTCTATGTTTGGTCGTCCCATCTCGCGATCCCCTTCACCCCCTGCTCAGCGATCAGAGCGACGCCCTTCGAACGCTTCAGACTCAGAATGGCACCCCAACAGTCGTCACTGAGGAAATACAAAGACTTGCCATTTTGCCTTATTTACCCATGACTTATGAGACGGGTCGAACTTTTGCATTCAGGACACGGACACAGCATCTGGCGCACATGACTTTGTTATACTGGACGTGATTTGAAGCCTTCGCTAAACTTCCTCTTCCACATTACGCCCAACCTTCAAGATTCTGGAAGATCCCAGCACCTCTTTTTTGACGCCTCCTGGTACGGAAAATCGAATCCTGCAAAAGTTTCATCAACAAATCTGCCAACAAACTCTCCCTCAGACGAGATGCATCAAAAACAGCCCAGATCTGTGGGGCCAGTATGACACCGTGGGACCACAAGGTGTCAATCACGAAATCTTGTGCCAGAGTTGCATAAGAGATGCACCCCACGTCCGCATGAGAAAACGCCAGAAACCGACATGCGAATCGTCATTTCTTCTGATGGAATACAAAACTCTAAGGCACGATGTAGACGTACAGACTGGACAGAGATCTTTCGGATAGAggcttttcttttttacACTTGTCCTTCAATTGTTCAGTGGTTGAAATCAGCAACCTCTTTTTCACACTACCTAGATACCCAAATGAATCTCTATATTCTGAACCGAATACCATTGCCTATCCCTCGATCTCGAATCTCTAGATTCCTTCGTTCGACCCCTGGCAACCCATGACTCGAAATCGATAACAGTGGCATGACCATCTGCCCACATTGAATACCCCCTGTAATCGGGGTGCGCCGCTGATCCCTTTTTGGCGGGGTGCTCAAAGGATTCGCTGTGGCTGGTAAACTCTATCCTTGAAAAGGTATTTCATCACGTGTCATCACGacatcaagttcaagacTTGATCAAAATTATGTTCAGTATCAGCATAGAAACCATTGACCAAGTATTTGATTATCTAATTATCCTTGGGCAAAGCCAGGAGGACATCGCGCATAGCTATACCAGGCATAGATCCCCTACCCCAAGTTCATCTTTAGCCTTCCCCAGATTTTAGCCCGGCTGGTTCTCCAACTCCTTCAGCTGGAGCAAAAAGTGCTTTTCCTCGGATCGGATCGGCTTCTCCCACCGATCTCACGTACTTGGACCTGGTCTATTTCCGAACCGAGCTATTCAACTTTTAGATGTTGACCTGCCCTACTTCATCATGGGTCTATGAAAAGGATGACTGATGACTGACGTATGTAAGTCGGTCCTGTGTTAGGCCTCGATGTAACACCAAGCATTCTGCTGTATCGCTAAATAGTTAAGCATATATGCACTAATATAAACAGAAAAGTGTCTGTGCTAGTGTCCATTTGTATCCGCTTCGCTTTGCTTTTTCGTTTACGTCGTTTCGTTTCTCATGCATCAAGTTATATCCTATCCTGTTTCTCCTTGTCCAATGACCACGAACCGAACATGCGTTCCTTTGTCCTCATACAAATCCCTCGATAACCAGTTCAATGGCCATATCTACACGTCTCCGAAGGCTACCTATCCACCTTCTACATGCCCTGCTTAATGTTGAATATACCCCCCATCCTGTCCGTGTCCACCGGCGGCTCCTCCGCTTACATCGCTTCCGCGTGCTATGTCGACGTCTCTACATTGCCGACGCAGCCATTGTATCGATGGTGGGCTTGGATGTTAATCTTGATGGCTGCTCTTCCTCTCCACTACCATCTGGAGACTCCTGCAAGGCTACGTTGCCCTGGATTCGCCTCTTGGCAGCTCTCTTGTCCGCTTCCGTGATGTTCTCTGCCTTCTTTCGCATATCAGGAGTCCACTGTGGCTCACTAGGCGTGTGGCCAACAGACATGCCAACTCGGATCTGTACAGCGAATTAGTAGCTGTGCAACTCACCAATGTAACTTACTTACCAGAGTTTCAAGTGCATCCTTGCTATTATCGACAAGATCATCGTCAAACACCATTCGTCCAGGTTCAAAAAGCAGCAGGATCGTGCTGCCACCAAACTTGAAGtatccaagctcttctgctCGGTGGACTTTATCGCCCTCCTTGCGGGTAATGACAGTGCTGCCTACCATCATTGCACCAACGCAAATAACCATGACGCGTCCGTGGTGTTCACTGTCAATTGGCACGAGAACTCTCACGTTCTCTCCGTAAACGTCCAGAGCCGATCGAATAGCCATGGGGTTTACTGTGTAGTACTCGCCCTCGATTGTCTTGGGCTTGCCCATGACACCGTCAACAGGGATGTGGAAGCGATGGTAATCCTGAGGAGCCAGTCGGAAGATGCCTAGAGCTCCGCCCTCAAATCGGGACACATCCTCAGGGTATGCGTCGCCGAGAAGTCTCTTCATGTTAAACTCACGACCCTTGACCCAAATCTTAGTAGCGACTGTGATAGAGTTGAAGACGACGCTTCGACAATCGGCTGGTGAGACGATAATGTGAGGGTTGTCGGGCGCAGAGCAGGGTCGAGCGCCAGGCTTCAGGGCACGGTAGAAGAACTCAttgaagttgttgaactCATCCAACGGCAACAGAACTTCCGACATGTCGAGACCGTGGAAAGCAATGAACTTTTCAATTTCATCCTTAGATGCAGGATCGTCAAACTTCTTACCCTGCTTGATACTCAGATTTTTGAGTAGTTTTCGGACTGTAGCCTTGTTAGTAATGCTGGTTTTCCAGGCGAGCACTCTGCTTACTTCGTTTGTTCTCCATATCTCGAGATTTGAGTCCCTTGTACAGCAGACGAATACCGAGTCTTACATAGACactcatcttctcctcgttGATCTGACCCGTGAGACGATCCTGCACAAGGATATTGGCCGAGTTGGCACCCAGCTTATAACCACCGTAAGAGATCTTGGTAATGACTTTCGAGTACCACTTGCGCTGCGCCTGGCTGGCTGTGACAAATCCACCCACTAGCACGCTGTTGACTTGCCTCCAGTCTTGGCTTGCGCATGTCGCAATATGGGTGATGATGTCAGCATCCTTGCGCTTGTTGAGTCGCGGCTGGTGACAGATAGGACATTCTCGGATCTCTACGACGTGCTCTTCAGAACGGTCGTCACTGCTGTCAGACTTGTCGAGGGGATCGCCCTCCTCATCTGCAGGTGTCTTCAAAGTGGGGACATTTGAGATGGGAGTCTGAGTTCCCGACGTCGAGTCGAGTTCTAGAACGCTGGGGGTCTCTGAGCCACCGTTGTTGTGTCCATGACCGGGCACGTGGAGGAGGTTCTTCATCTCGGGTACCAAAGCCTTTAGTTTATCTGCAGCAGTGCCTGAGGATCGTCTTCGTCCTTCCAGTTGGTCCTCTAGGCAAATGACGCACTCATCCATCGTAAGCTCCCAATTCTCGTCGTTATCAGCATCACGGTGGGGGAATCGCTTGAAAAAGCCGTCGATGGTATTCTCGGTAAGCGTAGAACCGAGAGACTCGAGCATAGTTGTGAGCTCGATTCTGCTGATGCGACCACTCTCATCGGCATCATATTGCCGAAGCATGGCTCGCCAGAACTGTTGCCGGAGGGCATCATATGGCATGTACTTCGCGCGGAGGTATAGAACAGGGTTGTGTTTCTTCTCCCACTTTTCGGtgttcttcatcttcagagGAACGTTATACTCATAAAAGTCGGCATCTCCGCTGTCCTGGTTGGCCGAGTCAGGATCAGAACCAGTATTGGCGAGGACATCCGCCGGTGCCAGCTTGTTAGGATCGGGTGCTGAGGTGGGAGCAGGGGCGGGAGTCGCTGATGCCATGCTCGTGTTGGAAGCGTGCTTGCTCAGTGGAGGACGAATCATCTTGCTGATACTGGAGGAAGAGTTGGATCGTGACATGgcgagcttcttgaatcGCGATCGCGAAGGAAGCGGCTCGGCCTGTGCAGGGGCTTGGAGATCATAGAGTCCGGTTTCGGGGTTTGCTTTGGGGGCTCTCTCGATCAATTGGTGGATTGGAAGATCGCACGAAGCAATGAAATCGTTGCCGGAGTATTTATCGTGGTCGATGACAGTAAAAGCGAAAGAGTATTGCTGCTCGTGACTTTGGATATGAAACAGCATCTTCTCATTATAAACAGGGTTGAGGTCATGACGAATGCGTCGAGTTCGGTATGTCTTCTTGCCGAGGGATGCCACGACGAAAGGGTCCATATCGAAGCTTGTGCGTGTAAGGTTGGATTCGGGAGGCAGGTCTGtgatcttgatgacctcAAGGTAGATGATTCCAACAACGTCAGAGCCACTGCTAGCAAAGGCATAAGGGTTGTTGcgtctcctcttcttcagtccTCGAATTCGAAGTCGGCGCTTGCGCTTGGTAGCATCTTGTTcaccttcatcctcatcaccctCGTCGGAGTCGTCTTCGTCGAaatcgtcctcgtcgtcgtcacTAGGACTATCCTGAGGGTTGGGGGCGGATTGGGAACCTGTGGGGGCCAGGTTCGGTGTCATCGAGGGTGTTACGTTTCGAGAGCCAGCGGGGGCGGTTCCTACAAGGGCTTGGAACTTTTCGAGGATTTGCTGTGGTGTCGCTGACGGGTTCGTCGAGTCGAAGAGGGAGAACTGTAACTGGACCTCACCAGAGACAACACTCGTCTTCTTGCCGGGACGCTTGCTCTTGAGACGATACCAGGTAGGTTCCTGTTCCACCTTGTCGTTGTTGAAGATCTCTTCGAGAGCGAGATCGAATTCGCCCATGTAATCTTTTCCGAATCGGTCCTTGTCCCAGCAGATGACATCCAGGACCAAGTTCTGGACAGATGTGAGGGGAATTTCCTCGGTGACGTTCCATTCGGGGTTGAGTGTCTTCGGGACATCGTTGGTTACGATTCGAGAGTCGCCGCTAGAAAGAACGAGGTACTGAAGATTAACTGTCAGCATTTGGTTGGGGATATGGTGTCAAGAGAGGGACTTACAGGATCGGATGTGCCGCTTCGATCCTTGGCTGCAAGGTCTTTTCCCTGGCAAGATGTTAGCAGAAGTCTGATGGAATGAATTTACACTCGGGTGTTCTCTCGCTGCATTGCTGCTGCGTCGAGTTGAGCGGGCAGAGAAGCGATGATGGCGGGAGAGACCTGCAGCCAGCCCGTATAAGAGGGCGTGGAGTACATAAGTACCAAGGGACAATCGATACatacctttataatataaactcTAAGGGCCAGGCCATTTCCAGCGTCCCTCGAAGGGCTCGTGCTATCATTTTTCGAGCGCATGGGAGGACTGTTGCTGCGGTTGTTTTTGGTTCTTccgttggtgttgctgaCGGAGTGTATGGTtgtggaggaagaagaggaggatcGAGAGGTCGATTTGAGTCGTGTTGGGATGATGCGCACCATGACGAAGAAAGGGCCTTGGCTTGGCCGGACTGGGGCTCCAACAGCTGGAGCTCCCTGTCACACACAGCACTACAGTCTCAGAAGTTATGGAGGGTGATAGATCGATCGACAGCGGGGGGTGCTGGAGCTGTACAGCAGGTAAGCACCTGGGCTGGAAGGGTGTGGTGCGTCCAGGCGTCCAGGCGTCTCAGGCGCTCAGCTCAGGCGAATTTCCAGGCGATGACACCCACAAAGTGTCCTGCAATAGGTGTCCCAGGGGTGAGGGCCAAGGTTGATTCCGCTTGTAGCTTTGGGGGGTGCAGACCGTCGTGGGATTGGTGGGGATGCTTGGTAGGGCGGGGAACGAACAACCAAAAGTGACGTAGTGAAAATCAGGAACAGATTTGCCCTATTTCAACCTGTTGTCTTGAGTATCCCTCTCAAGTTAATCTGTTGATGTTGTAAGAATTTTGAGAGTGTTGTCGCCCGTTTCAGCTCGAAATGACTTTAGGGTTGGAGCTTATTATCGCCGTTTTATCGTTTAGGATATGTACGGTCTGCTCGCTTCCACAGattcagctcagctcagctcagctctCAAGTAGAAAATGGTTGGTAGCATGAATGAAACCCGTTCTCGACCCCTTTTTTTTAATGGTGTTATAAGTCGTCGTGTCGGCTCGTGGCTTAGATTGGCTGCTTCATTCGATATACGCCGTGACCATTCCCGCtgtatttttttttttcctttcctctcctttcttttcttttcgcTCTACTGCTCTTCAATGATTGCTCAGCTCGTACTCCAGCTTCGTTCTCTGACGACTGCCCAGGCCAAGCCACGGCCAAGCCCCGGTATCAAGTGTCAGCGCCGTCTGAGCCGTGAATGTGGGACAAGGAACGCGAGAAGATCCGTCTGTGATCGGTCGGT belongs to Fusarium oxysporum Fo47 chromosome V, complete sequence and includes:
- a CDS encoding phosphatidylserine decarboxylase-domain-containing protein translates to MVRIIPTRLKSTSRSSSSSSTTIHSVSNTNGRTKNNRSNSPPMRSKNDSTSPSRDAGNGLALRVYIIKGKDLAAKDRSGTSDPYLVLSSGDSRIVTNDVPKTLNPEWNVTEEIPLTSVQNLVLDVICWDKDRFGKDYMGEFDLALEEIFNNDKVEQEPTWYRLKSKRPGKKTSVVSGEVQLQFSLFDSTNPSATPQQILEKFQALVGTAPAGSRNVTPSMTPNLAPTGSQSAPNPQDSPSDDDEDDFDEDDSDEGDEDEGEQDATKRKRRLRIRGLKKRRRNNPYAFASSGSDVVGIIYLEVIKITDLPPESNLTRTSFDMDPFVVASLGKKTYRTRRIRHDLNPVYNEKMLFHIQSHEQQYSFAFTVIDHDKYSGNDFIASCDLPIHQLIERAPKANPETGLYDLQAPAQAEPLPSRSRFKKLAMSRSNSSSSISKMIRPPLSKHASNTSMASATPAPAPTSAPDPNKLAPADVLANTGSDPDSANQDSGDADFYEYNVPLKMKNTEKWEKKHNPVLYLRAKYMPYDALRQQFWRAMLRQYDADESGRISRIELTTMLESLGSTLTENTIDGFFKRFPHRDADNDENWELTMDECVICLEDQLEGRRRSSGTAADKLKALVPEMKNLLHVPGHGHNNGGSETPSVLELDSTSGTQTPISNVPTLKTPADEEGDPLDKSDSSDDRSEEHVVEIRECPICHQPRLNKRKDADIITHIATCASQDWRQVNSVLVGGFVTASQAQRKWYSKVITKISYGGYKLGANSANILVQDRLTGQINEEKMSVYVRLGIRLLYKGLKSRDMENKRIRKLLKNLSIKQGKKFDDPASKDEIEKFIAFHGLDMSEVLLPLDEFNNFNEFFYRALKPGARPCSAPDNPHIIVSPADCRSVVFNSITVATKIWVKGREFNMKRLLGDAYPEDVSRFEGGALGIFRLAPQDYHRFHIPVDGVMGKPKTIEGEYYTVNPMAIRSALDVYGENVRVLVPIDSEHHGRVMVICVGAMMVGSTVITRKEGDKVHRAEELGYFKFGGSTILLLFEPGRMVFDDDLVDNSKDALETLIRVGMSVGHTPSEPQWTPDMRKKAENITEADKRAAKRRIQGNVALQESPDGSGEEEQPSRLTSKPTIDTMAASAM